In Balaenoptera acutorostrata chromosome 3, mBalAcu1.1, whole genome shotgun sequence, the genomic stretch GAAGGGCAGGGTCAGAAAGTTAGAGACAAGATGTTGGAGTGGGCAGTTCCCATGTGCACAGTTTTTGAGTTTCTCTCAGTGGGAAATCAGAATGATGGCTCTTACTGCCTGAAGGTAGTGGTATGGAGCGAGCTGCTCAAATGAAAGGCGTGAGCAAGTCTGTTGACTGGAAGGATCTAGAAGAGCTGAAGGTATGCCTTTGAAGCGCTGCTGCCGCTGCCAGTTCCAGATTCGTCTCACGTCCGCTCTGCTGGCGCTCACATCATGAACTTGGGACCTTTCTGGTCACTGTGCCTGTCATTTTCCCTGGTGACTATAGAGTAGAGAGACTAGTTTCTTCACCAAGACTTTGCTGTTGTATTTGACAGCTGTGCCTTGTATGTGGTTCAGAAGACGGCACAGCTTATCTTGAAAGGAGATTGTCTCCATCCTTGGGTTTACAAGCTTcccatttcagtttttcttttcagtgcctTATTTCTTAGTACAAAGCAGTGGCCTTCCACTCAACTTTAGGTAAAGTTACATTTTCATCGGCCCCTGGAGGAAACCTAGTCTAGCAGCCCTCAGGTCAGCTCTCTTAACAGAAATCCATCCCCTGCTTCTCTCTAACCTAAATGAATAAATTCCCAGAGGGGATTtgtcaacttttttttccttctctcctaccAGACCTTTCCAGAGAAGCTTATTTTCAGGCTTTGGGCTGGGGATCCAGTGAGTCACTGCATAGGTTTTGCTGACTTACTGACTGAAGGGCAAGATCATAAATTGAGAGAAGGGATCACTTAAGGGAATAAATTCAAAGCTTAGTGAGAAAAGAGGGGCGTTGAATATTATTACGGGCTCACCCTGTCTGCGTTTCAGTCATTTTGCTTTTCGGGCCGCTCCATCAGTCAGTCCTGCGTCCTGTGGAAACCGCCAGCGAACAGCTCTCACATCCCTCCTTGTCTTTGCCTTGCGGAAGcctgtttatttttgcctctctcactttttccctGAGGAAATTAATTTGTTTTGAATGCCATGTGGCTCTTCTCTCCTAGGTTGAGTTAGATAGTGCTTCTTCGCAGTTTCGCTCTGAGTGGCAGTTCCAGGTCTCTCCTCGTGGAGAACACTCATGTTGTGTGTTTTTCCCATTGTACAGCGTCTTGTTAGTTGGGGAAGTGTTCGTTTAGAATTCATACCCACATCTTTTGTGTCATGGACATTGGAGTCATCGTTCTGTTCTCTTCCTCGTGCGTTCTTTTGCTGATTCGGTCACGTGGCTATATGCTGCGTGCGGTGTGAAGCAGTAGAAATATGATGATAGAAGAAGACACAGGCCCTACCCTCAGTCCACATTTCCCTACAGGAGGTGGAGTCTTGAATAAATGATTGCACAGTTACGTGCCAAGCCCTATAGTAAGGCCCAGTGGTGGCCCAGGGAAGGAGGTACTGTAATCGAGTCTGCTTGGAGGTGGCAGAGTTCGGAAAGGCTTCCTAGGGGAGGCCGtccctgcgttgggtcttcagaGATGAGGCAGAGTTGGAATGCTGCTGTCAGCTCTGTGGATCACCACTGGGTATTTTCTTCGGACAAATAATAAGGCATGGGCCAGGAGTTAAGGAAGGAACATGGTGTTTTAACAAGTATAACCATTGCATCAGGTTTTAGGAAATAGGTGATGTTTTCCTTCCTGTTATACAAATGACCCACGTATGAAGTGTTTTTCAGAGGAATGGAGTCGGTAAAGGTGAACTAACTCAGAGCAAAGGAAGGATGGGTTTTCCCCGCCTTGACACCCGCTCTGGAgtcggccccgcccctccccccaggcacaCTCTGCAGGGAGGCGGGGCTGCTGTCGGCCGAGGCGGAGGAAGCAGGAAGCAGGGCGCTGACCTGGGGGCACGGCAGCGTGAGCAGACCCCGTGCTGGGGTGGCTGCCATGGGGAAAAGTTTCCTGAAGGAATAACCAGTAAATGATAAAACCAACGGAAGACTAGGTTTCAGCATATGGACTTGGATTTTGTAAATGGGACCGGTCCTTTGCGTGGAGGGAGAGCTGTGTAACCCTAGGTCACAAATCCTTGCCCGCCCCAGTCTCGGGCAGCGCGCCAGGCTGGGGGTGACTGCTCCTCCTGGTGCTCGGGGGACATGGCCTCTAAGGCACCGCCTCCGGCTGAGTTTTGAGATTTTCAAGACTTGAAGGAGAGGAATGTGGGGTGCGCATGGGATGGCACCCAGTGAGCTTGGGGAGGCCTCTccgccccccaccgcccccctcccctAGGACTCGGGCACGAGCGCACTCCCCTCAAGTGCTTGGCAGCTGGGGGCTCTCAGTGGGTAGTTCCCCACCTGACTGCACATCCGGGTCTCCAGGGGTGGGGCCCCGCCACCTGCACATTAAAAGCTAGGTTCCACCTGAGATGCGGCCTCCTGGTCGGTGCCGAGGGCACTCCTGTAGCTGCACACAGACTCCCAGCTCCTCCCCCCGCCCAAGACCCCAGCGGGGAGGGTCTGGCCTCCCTCTGCTTGAATCAGATTAGTGAACGCTGAGTGGGCACTCTGTGCAGGGGACTGTGACCGGGCTGTGGGAATCAGGGACGTTCGGTGTTGGGTGGGATGGGGCACAAACCTGCGAAAAGTGAAGTAATGACACAGGTTTGAGTACTAGTTAACATAGTAGAAGAGAGGACTCAAAGCAAAGTGATGAATCACCAAACCATGTAAAGGAAAATCTCTGTGGACCCTCAAAGCAGCGAGAGTGCACCTCAGGCTGGAGCGGTTGGCAACCCTTTCGGGAGGTAGTAACACTTGAACTTAGtcttttattcattattcattattcCAATTGTTATTCCCAAGCAGCTCGCTCACGGGAGGCTAGAGCAGCCAGATACTCTTAGCTTCCGGATCGAGTGCCCAGGAACCACCAGTGGgcggcagggaggaggaggtacAGTCATTCCAGCCTCCTTAGGTCCCAGCTAAATGACAGGTGCTGGGGCGTTATTGTGAGGTGGAAGGTGCTTTGGGAAAGGCAGCATGTCCTACGTTCGGGGACCCGCATGGTGCCCACTGTGCACCGGTGTTTGAAAGTTGTGCTCTGCGACTGGGGGGGACACGGGCGTCCTGTGTTTGGACAGGAGAGCTTCCCTGGGACTCAAGGGGAGCTACTTGCCAGCTCCTTGACAAAGGCACACAGCACCCGTGCtgtgtttctgtgtttttgtggggctggggttggggttttgggtttgtttctttcTGACCACCATTCTCCTGGCTGCGGCACCGTGCTTCCCTTAGGCCATGGCAGCCAGGGTCCCCTCAGCCAGAGGCCAGCCTGCCCAGAGCCAAGGCTCCAGTGAGGCCCCCGCCAGCCCCCGCACAGCTAGGAGACTTAaagcctcttccttttcttcccattGTGTTGACTGGGCTTTTCTAGGGGAGGAGTGGGGCCAGTTAAAAGCTCCCCATGCCAACCGATTCATCTTCTCCCACGACCTCTCCAACGGGGCCATGAATATGCTGGAGGTGTTTGTGTCTAGCCTGGAGGAGTTTCAGCCAGACCTGGTGGTCCTCTCTGGATTGCACATGATGGAGGGACAAAGCAAGGAGTTCCAGAGGAAGAGACTCTTGGAGGTAATAGCACTGTTACGGAATTTCACAGATTGCAGCTAGTGTTTTCCTTCAGATCCCTGCCTCCCTCGGCCTCTGCAGCTTGCGCTGCCTTGCCCTGGGTCCTGACCTCCCGGGACGTGTCGTGGCAGCCGAGAAGCCTGCCTCCCGCTCCAGCGAGGCTCCTCATGGGGTTCTCTCAGGCACGGGCAGCATCTTGCATAGGACAGATGAGAACATCGTCTTGCCTGAGCCTCTGCTTCCCGTGCTAAACTGAACGTGGCTGCAAACTGCAGTGTTTGTAGTTTGTGTCCTTTATGTTTTCTGTATCATCTCATTCACATCAGCTGTGCTGCAGATTCACACAGCAGTTGAAGCTGACTGCTCGGTTTAGGTCCCCAGGAAGAGGCTGGCTGCGTGAACGTGCAGGGGCAGTTCCTTGTGCGCTCTGAGTCCTTAACCCCAGTGCCTCTCTGCAGAGCCTCGTTTTCCCTGATGGGAAAGGCCTCCCTTGTCCACAGTGTCTGTGGCCGCCCACGTGGCCGGGAGCTTTCATGAGGATGCACTGCCTCTCGGGACCTGTTCCTTCCCTCTTACCTGACTTCCTTCTGTTTCTGATGGCAGTGCTCTCCTCTTGTCTCTGCAGGTCATGACCTCCATTTCTGACATCCCCACGGGTATTCCAGTTCACCTGGAGCTGGCCAGCATGACCAACAGGGAGCTCATGAGCAGCATTGTGCATCAGGTAACCCACGGGCAGCACGCGGGGGTCACTGAGGTGTGGGTGTTGTCTCACTCAGACCTGGGTCCATGAGATCCAAGTCCAGGAGCCAGGACTGTGCTGGAACAGGATCTCCTACTAGATTAGGAATATGGCGGTGTTACTGATGGGTTCTTGGGGCgtgtttctccttctggaatgGGGAAGTTGGAAGTGAATGCCTTTTGCAGCAGAACTcaaaggagaaaactgaaagCCCAACTTGGGTGCTTTCAGTTGAACTTCAAGAAGTTCAGAGAAAGGAAGTTTGGGGGGATGCTTCACTCCCTCACCATCAGGCCCTGAGGTGTTCAGCCTTTGGACAGTAGCAATGATCAGATAAATCCAAGAGTGTGACGCTTAAGAGCACGGACTTTGGAAACCAGGGTTGGAATGCCAGCTTTGCCGCTCGCTAGCTTTGTGAACTTAGGCAGGTTAGTTAACctttcattttattgttatttaacctctttaatGGGTAATATATTCATGTGGTTCAAAActcaaagaatattaaaagatatACAGAGTGAAGTCTCGCTTCCTCCTGCCCCCTGTATCCACTGTTAGTAACCTCTTTACTGGTTTCACCTGATCCCTCCAGAGTTATTGTGTACGTATATAAGCAAATATGGGAATATAGCCTTATTTTTTCATCCCTTTTTACCTCCAAAGATAGCATAGCATACTGCATACACTGTTGTACACTTTGCTTTTTTCCACTGGATGCGTTTTGGAGATCTCTTTGTCATCACGTGGTTAGAAGAAGCGTGTGGTGCATCCCATGTCTTTAACTCCAACCAAAGCTGGGCATTTGGCTCTCTGCCCTTTGCTGTACCATACAGCGCTGCAGCAAGTAACTTTGTACGTGAGTTTATTTTGCCCATGAGCAGGTACATGTGTATTGTAAGttctcagaagtagaattgctagattgGGGCACAAAAAGCATTTGTAAGTTTGATATTGCAGAATTCCCATCCATGAGCACTGTACCAGTTTACTTTCACTAGAATTCTCTACAAGTGCTTGTTTCCTCATATCCTTGCCACTGGAGTGTGATTAAAAACATGCTTTCTTGCCAATCTGACAGGTAAAAAGTGgtatttcagaataattttttttaatagactactttttagggcagttttaggctCAGCACAGGTGAGCAGAAGGTAGAGCCCCATGTAGCCCCTGCCCTCCACACCCAGAGCCTCCCCCATCAACATCCCCTGCCCCAGAGTGGGACGTTTGCAACAGTCAGTGAGCCTACATTCACATGTCATCATCACGCAGAGTCCAtcatttacattagggttcactcctggtgtttttcagtatcttttttttttttactttttggccacaacttgcagcatgtggggtcgtagttccctgaccagggatcgaacccgcaccccctgcagtggaaacgcggagtcttaactgctggactgccagggaagtcccattcggtataatttttattctcatatttctctttttgaggttattttttcacttctttagaaagccatttttatttcattttctgtgtaactgtctacttaacctttctaaacctcagtacccttatctgtaagatggagGCAATACCTCCTTCCCTCAGAGCGTTACAGTAAGAAGTGAATGAAATAGAGCCAGTAGCTCAATGTCTAACACAGAACATGCAGTAAACGGAAGTGGTGTTACATTAGCAAAGGGACAggcccttgatttttttttttttttttttttttttgccacactgtgcagcttgtgggatcttagttccccgaccagggattgaacccacgccctcagcagtgaaagtgtggggtcctaaacactggaccgccagggaattcccaggcccttgattttttaaaaaatatatgcacgtgcacacacacccctacatacCCACAGGGCTCATCTCTCTTGCACAAACATTCACCATATGCAGGTCCCTGGCTCTAAGGAAGGAAGTGCTAAGTAAGAAAGATAGTAAGGTGGACATAGTGGTACCCCTCAAGATAGAAAACCATGGCTCTTGTTTGGTGCCCTTTCACACACAGTGTTATTACTAAATTCAGTCTTCCTAACCCACACCTGCCTAGAAAGCTTAGATCAGACGTGAAGCCACTCTCCTTGCTTCTTGGTGTTGTGTGCGAGGAACCCTTACAACCCTGCCTGTGGGCTTCTCCACTGTACTGGTGTGACACCTGCTGACATTCGGGAACCGAGAGTCAGGCTCCGTCAGTGGTGAGAGCCTCTGCTGTGTGTGCAGAGGCAAAAACTGGGCACCGTGGAAAGCAGTACAGAGCGTACACCTCTGCCTTTGTCTCCCAGCATATAAACAGAAGACTGGCTCTAATACAGAGTTACTGCAACTTTCCAGTTTGCCGCAAGTGATGATGAGCGTGGAGATAGAGGTGTAATAGCCAAAACAGGGACCTTGATCTGTCACTTCCCCCCGCAGACTTCAGGGGCAGGGAGTCTTGTGGTAAAGAAGAAAGATGCCGGCCCTACCTGCCTTCCCTGACATTAGTCGTTGGCTGTGTCCTAGGATACTTAGGAGCTAGATGTCCATCAGAAAAAGACCcgcattttgtttttgttagcaGGTCTTTTCTGCTGTGACTTCCCTTGGGCTGAATGAACAGGAGCTGTTATTTCTCAGCCAGTCGGCATCTGGACCTcactcttccctctcttcctggaCCGGTGTTCCTGATGTGGGCGTGGTCAGCGACATCCTCTTTTGGATCTTGAAGGAACATGGGAAGAGTGAAAGCAGAGCCTCAGACCTCACCAGGATCCACTTCCACACGCTGGCCTACCACATCCTGGCAACTGTGGATGGACACTGGGCCAACCAGCTGGCGGCCGTGGCTGCAGGAGCTCGCGTGGCCGGGACGCAGGCCTGCGCGACAGAAACCATAGACACCCGCCGAGTGTCTCTGAAGGCGCCCCGCGAGTTCATGACCTCCCGTTCGGAGGCCGGCTCCAGGGTCATGTTAAACCCAAACGAGCCAGTGGTCAAATGGCACAGGGAGGGAGTGTCCTTCCACTTCACACCAGTGTTGGTGTGTAAAGATCCTGTTCGAACTGTGGGCCTCGGAGATGCCATTTCAGCCGAAGGACTCTTTTATTCAGAAGTACACCCTCACTAGTAGGAAGATTGTTGTGGGTCATTTTTCTGAAGGAGGAAAACTAGCCAACCTAAGAATGACAGGAATTAAGTGGTTTGGGAAACAGAATTGAGAGTGTCAAAACCGTTTCTAGATCTAATTGAAAGACAGCCAAAGAAACAACAGCAGATTAAACTGTACCAGATACATTCCAGCCAGTTGACGATTACACAGAAACATTTCAGGTTTTAATCAAAGTTCAGCTATTTACTAACAAGACtggatttttcttcttgttttttgttttgttttttttttatgttgtgtgTTACAGGGGTAAAAACTTGATTCCCAGATCCCCTCTTCAAGTATTTTAGTCCTGACTTCTTTACCCTCGAGAGCATGTCGGTTTGGAGAAAGCACTCCTCCTTGCCCACCTCGGAAGCGCATGCTCACTCACCCGCTCCCCTGTCTCTGGTGAAGTGCATTGTGAGTTCTCACATTCTCTCAGCTCAGCGCCCATGGCAGGATCATGATTTCCATTCAGTGTCCTAATGAAAAAATTTAATGAGCACACCTTCTCAGTCTTCTGCTCTCAAACTTAGGGCAGAGCCACAAGTAAGGACAAAACAGGCCCTCCTGTGCTTCAGAGACACAGCAGAGGCTGGGAGCCTCGTGGTTCCCTTGAGGGAGCCAGTCACTCTGCAGGTCAGGAGCCTGGCTGGCTTGCAGGGTGGCGCTGTGAGCTGAAGGGCTGTGCCTTCCTGCCCTGGCTCCTTAGCTGTAGGCTGGCTGGTCAGAGGCTCCTGTGCCTGGGCCCAACCTCATTGCCCAGCTCTGGACGTGCTTTCTGCAGTAGAAGACTGGTCTATGTTCTTTCTGATCCTTGAAGGCATTTTACAACTGGAATATGCTTCTGGGTGTATAACAGATCATGTGTGTTTTACATTGACACATCACATCCATTAAAGAGTTTGACCTCATAAGAGTCCCAGGATCATGAATAAATGTCatgttatgtatttattttttataaatcaaGGAGACTTCAGCgtgcttttaaatattaaaaacaatttacaTTTCAGGAATCCTAAGTCTGTTTGTGATTGATTTCATTTCTACCATGACTCTGGAGCCATATAAAACGTAAATCATTTTGATCTTGACTTGTGACTTACATGTTCCTCTGCTCTTGAGGTGTTTGATTATCTTGTCTTCCCCATCACTAGGTTAGGCAGCCCCTCACACTGAGTCTGAGCTGTAGGTCTGTCCTCTGGTTTAAAGTgacagaagagggacttccctggcagtccagtggttaagactccgtgcttccaatgcaggaggcacgggtttgatccctggtctggaaactaagatcccacatgctgtgcggtgtggccaaaaaaatttaaaaaataaagtgacagaAGATACTAGTATCAAGTAGTCAAGCCAGTATGACCCAGCAGTTGGAAAGAGTGTGGTGAGCCTTCTTAGTGTGTTCAAAGAGCAGTATAGACACGTGTCATCTGGTGGCAGGCCAGCTTAGGTCACAGGTAATCATTCACGCTGGGCTCACAGCAGCAGCTTCTGGAATCTCAAAGCTACCTCAAGTTCTCCATTTATGACCTTCCCCCTGCCTTGCATGAGAAGGAAAGGCTTGATTACTCCTTCAAAGACAACTTAAGCCTAGAGAATTATGCAGCTTGAAATTCAAAGCAAGTAGCTTATTAAAGTCTCTGGCTGCTACCTCATCAGTCTGCCTTGAAGCtcaattaaaagtaattaaacCACCTTCTAGTCTATTTTTAGAAAAGCTTAAGTGAGAAGAGATTTCTATTTTCCCAAGAAGAGTTAGAACAAGTCATCACTTACGTTCTAAACCTAAGCAGCAGTGTTCTCCATGTGACCTTTTTCTTACAGGCAGCCCCTGTCCTTAGCATATTCTCAGCGTTTCTCCAGTTTTCACTGGTGATGTCGAGGAAGACGTTCAGGAGACGTGGGCAGCATGTACCTCagagcagtgtttttcaaaagGTGGGTTTTGAATGATTAATCATTACTAAATCAACTTGGTGTTTATAGAAAGTATCAAAGTGCATCATACATTATGGGGATAATTATTTTAAGTACTGTTTTGTAAAACTTTCTGTATtcctgaatgtgtgtgtgtagatatgaatatacatgcacccctctGTGAACGTCCCACCTTGTTGAGAAGTAGGCTAAGCTTTGGAAGTAAGATTAACTGGGCTGTATCACCCAGGACAGACAGGTGGAGCCAGAAGTGAGTTGGAAAGGCAGGAGAAACAAGAGGTGGAGCTTCAGGCCCCTTTGCTTTGAGCTATATTTTACAGAGATTTCCATGTATGATTTTATATGAAGAAGAAAAGCTTGAAAATCCCCTGGACTGGAAAGGGTGCCCGGTGAAAAATGATCCTTCCTAAAAATGTTCTAACACTCACTCTTGAATTCCCTTGAAATTGATTTAACACCCAGGGAAAAGCTGCAGCACACAAAACACTGTCAGAAGATAAGAATTCAGCCAAAACTCAGTAATATTTATTGCGCAGATTcagtttgcattttattctctTACTCTGTCAAGTTTGAGTGGGGCAGAGGTAATTATTCATCAGCAGAAGAAATCCAAATTCTGTGCAGGGTTTGAGGTGGTGAGTATTGTATGACATTGGACTAGGTACCTTTCCTGAGCCTCATTTTTCCTCATCCCTAAAACAGGGCTAGTAATGGTCCTTACCTTCGTAGGGTTCTTAATTAAAGAGGAATGCGGAGCAAAGTATTAGCACAGTATGTGGCATGTATATAAAAGTTTAATAATTGTCAGTTACTATTACTAAACTGAACAGGCAATTTTCTGGGTCTCTTTAGGACTACTGAAAATCATTGAAAAGCTACCACAAtgataatttaacattttattttttggtctttttttaggTAAAGATTTTCAAACAGTGAAACCAAATTTTAAGTCCATTTGGTAAGTTTTGAGAAATGTATATACCTAATCTAACCCAAGTGCCTATCCAGATACAGAATGTTTCCATCATCTCAGATAGGTCCCTCAGGCCACTTCCAAGTTATCCTCAGCCTCACCCTCAACCCCAGCCCCCTGAAGCACCCACTATAATCTTTTTCACcataaattagttttgcctgttctggaacttcatagaaatggaatcatacagtatttagtCCTCTTGTATAAagctcttctctttatttttttgtttcctcactgatt encodes the following:
- the ADPGK gene encoding ADP-dependent glucokinase isoform X2, encoding MALWRGSAYAGFLALAVGCVFLLEPQLPGSALRSLWSSLQLGPAPAPAPAPPGPGSPEGRLSAAWDALIVRPARRWRRVAVGVNACVDVVLSGVKLLQALGLNPGNGKDHTELRSRNDLEEAFVHFMGKGAAAERFFSDKETFHNIAQIASEFPGAQHYVGGNAALIGQKFAANADLKVLLCGPVGPKLHELLDDNVFVPPESLQEVDEFHLILEYQAGEEWGQLKAPHANRFIFSHDLSNGAMNMLEVFVSSLEEFQPDLVVLSGLHMMEGQSKEFQRKRLLEVMTSISDIPTGIPVHLELASMTNRELMSSIVHQVFSAVTSLGLNEQELLFLSQSASGPHSSLSSWTGVPDVGVVSDILFWILKEHGKSESRASDLTRIHFHTLAYHILATVDGHWANQLAAVAAGARVAGTQACATETIDTRRVSLKAPREFMTSRSEAGSRVMLNPNEPVVKWHREGVSFHFTPVLVCKDPVRTVGLGDAISAEGLFYSEVHPH
- the ADPGK gene encoding ADP-dependent glucokinase isoform X1 translates to MALWRGSAYAGFLALAVGCVFLLEPQLPGSALRSLWSSLQLGPAPAPAPAPPGPGSPEGRLSAAWDALIVRPARRWRRVAVGVNACVDVVLSGVKLLQALGLNPGNGKDHTELRSRNDLEEAFVHFMGKGAAAERFFSDKETFHNIAQIASEFPGAQHYVGGNAALIGQKFAANADLKVLLCGPVGPKLHELLDDNVFVPPESLQEVDEFHLILEYQAGEEWGQLKAPHANRFIFSHDLSNGAMNMLEVFVSSLEEFQPDLVVLSGLHMMEGQSKEFQRKRLLEVMTSISDIPTGIPVHLELASMTNRELMSSIVHQQVFSAVTSLGLNEQELLFLSQSASGPHSSLSSWTGVPDVGVVSDILFWILKEHGKSESRASDLTRIHFHTLAYHILATVDGHWANQLAAVAAGARVAGTQACATETIDTRRVSLKAPREFMTSRSEAGSRVMLNPNEPVVKWHREGVSFHFTPVLVCKDPVRTVGLGDAISAEGLFYSEVHPH